Part of the Etheostoma spectabile isolate EspeVRDwgs_2016 chromosome 21, UIUC_Espe_1.0, whole genome shotgun sequence genome is shown below.
ttttatctgtGTACAGTTGtgtaatccttttttttattcaagtgCATTAGAACTACTATTGAACTTGTATTGTGAACATGTGAGGAGATGTCAAAGGCCATGGTTTTCTAAAGGTGCACGTGTCAGCTGTGGAGGCTGGAGTGTGCCACCAGAATAATTGTAGAAGTTTGTAGAATTGTAGAAGTTATTAGCTAGTTTACTTACAATTTTAATGATGCATTGCATAACGCAAAGTAAGTTAGCAGattataaatgtaatttcttattctgttttatgaattaatagaattttaaaatagatttgcaaaaatacatttttaaagcttttaaattataaaaacgATGTTCTCTTTACTAATGTCTCACAATTCACTGTCTGCTACAGTTTTCTTTTGATGATAGCTCTAATTTAGGGACGGCTCTCACATTTCAAGATGTGAATCCAGTGTTTATGCTGAGCTAAACTAATCTATGAACTTTTAATGCATCATTTAAATGGCATTATTAAATTGATAATGGCTTTTTGATATGTTTAAAATAAGGCATCTGTCAAGTATATAATTATTTCAGTGGCACACTTCAGCCTCCAGCCACATCACTCCTGGCAGGGAGCCTCGTGGCTTCTCTGTCCCTGgtgctctttttttattgtatgttcCCAAATCCTACGTACTGGTGATGATCCTCACAGGTAAGAAAATCATGACTGTCTGCAAGCCAACCCCACTGTAGCATGTTATCTGTCTGCCTTTGTGGAAATCGGTCACTTAacgctttaaaaacaaaaaaaagatttaagaaaaaaaatactcattATCTTTTTGTAACTGATATATTTTTCAGATAATAATGTATATAGTGTAAATTTCAAGTTAAGAAAAGAAACCGAAGGTTtgttacaattaaaaaatacagGCGATACTATAAGTCTACAGGCCGTGGTTGGTCACATTCCGGCATTGCAGTTCATAACATCATTATGTTTATTGTATAGTTATTGTATATACGTACGTGAATGAAAGctttaaatgttaatatttattgaattttaaGTGGTATGGAGAACAAAGTAAAACACGTTTGAAAGAAGTGAGATtcttgttttttcacttttcttgaTTAGGCCTCCATTTACTCCTGTTATATTTACCTTTTTCaaaattcaagattcaagatgtTTATTTGTCACTACAATAACAAGTTATGCAATTAAATGATTTTATCCCATCCTTCCCAacaatgcaataataataataatagaaaagaaactatctaaaaaaatacaaatacaacaacCTATAATCATATAAATGacagataaaataaaattatataaaaaaccAAAGGTAGCTATGAAGCGATGCACAGTGCAGAGTGGAAATCTGCatacaaataacaataacaataggCAAAGTCCAAGCTATATGTAGCTATATACAGTGTAAAGAGGCAGATGTGCATGAGCTGATGGATGGAGGGGAAGGGGGGCTACATGTAGAGTTGCCTGACGGCTCTTGGGAATATCGCTGTCCCTGAATCTGTTGGTCTTGGACTGGACGCTTCTGAGCCTTCTGCCTGATGGCAGCTTGCTGAACAGTCCATGGCATGGGTGACTGGCATCAGAAATGATCCGCTTGGCTCTTTTCCTACACCTGTCAGTGTGGAGATCCTGCAGGGACGGCAGGTTAGTCCCTGTGATGCGCTCGGCTGTTTTAAGCACCCCCCGAAGTGCCTTGCGGTTGAGGGAGGTACAGCTGCCGTACCAGACGGTGACACATCCGGTCAGGATACTCTCAATAGGGCCTCTGTAGAAGTTGGATAGTATCCTTGAGTCCATGCCGAATCTCCTTAGCcggcagaggaagaagagccGTTTCTGGGCCTGCTTTACAACAACGTTGAAGAGGAGAGACCAGGTCAGGTCAGCTGATATATTGACCCCCAGGAGCTTGAGGTTGCTGACTTTCTCGTCTGCTGTCACTTACAAACATGTTATATAGTTATTGAACAATTTggcatcagaaaaaaaaaaaaaaatccattactATCCAGTAAATAttatagagtagcttgaaaaataaaggaaatatacacaaatatacatttgtgtatattaatatatactgtagtaTTTTGATTACAGCatctgtttgagaaccaatgaGGGTCATTTCCcaatattttacagaaaataGCAAAACATTAATACAAACGTTTGaagctttgttttttcttttaatctacCCATTAGGCTAATCAACTCAGATTTATTTTGACACCCTTTAGAGGGAGCCAACTCTTGAATTGTAAACCGGTGGACTCCACTTTGCTCATcaatgcatgcatacataataataataataataataataataataataatgatattagtaatattattattattgttgttgtagttATTTTAATGATTATACTACTAATATATCAGTAACATGGGGAAATTTTGTCCAGAACAAAAACTTGTATTTatacttaaaatacattttacaccGTATTTTTGTTCTGGTTTTGTTCTGGTACTTATACTTTAATGATAAAGTAAATGTTCTGAGTACTCTTTCCAACAGCCAATACTTAGTTTGATTGTACATTATTTTTTCTGTAGCTACCAATTTATTgtggtattgtttttaaattgtttatccGCTATTACAGTGTTTGTGTCTGCCGTCAATCCTGAGAGAATTAGAACTACATAGAACCACTTAAAGAGCAGAGCCTTTACTGAAAAACAACTGTTTTGAGGCATTTCTACAGTGGTAATTCCACCTTGATGATAGGTTGTGTGTggtctcattttgttttgagttgtttttttattgcgtACAGTAAAAAATGGCCAAGCTAAGAAACACACTGCTTATTTGACAAAAGCCTGGTGGAGCTGGAGCTTAGTGGCAATGTAATAGGAAAAGCAGACCTTCAAATTAATATTGCACTGTACAAAATGTTAATGCAGTTCATGTGAATTTACCTTAACGTCAATGTTAAGAAGCCGTGTGAAGTGGCTTTTTCCTTTATCCTCGTTCAGAGCCTGAATTATGATGCAAAAGTCAATAACTTGTTAACCAGGGTTTCTTATGGatcatgtgtttgtttattgtatatattttaatttcaaaaggaAAGATCCACAAACTGCTCATATCTATGTATAgaaattaaatacaatttacTAGACCCTAATATATTGCTAGCAGCATGAGTCCAGGGAATTACTTAGTATTTACATTCTCTGCTACTATATGCCACTCTGCtactttgatttgtttaactaaTGACATTTCCATCAACCTAAACTGTACTTTTGGTTGTAATTAACAAATGTATGCTGACACACTAAATTAAGAGAGTAATATCTGTAAGCATTATACTTGCAAAATGTCACCATGGTAGCATTATCATTGTGAGCTGAAGTTAATTACTTTGGTCAAAATTTACTTTGTTGAGCAATTTTACTTTCTGCAAGATTATACTCCACTCAGATGCTGTTTGTTGTGGTAGAAAGTATAGCTGCCGGACTGAATTGCAATGCATGAGATGCCAGAATacatatatgttttttaaatattaatatacatatatattttttttaattttaaatgtgtagaCAAATAGACCTTAACTATTTAGTGAGGAAACATTTTTATAGAATACAGATCTCCTCTAAACTCAGGCTGCTTGAATTGAACTCATGTGGTATTTTTAAAGGTTACGGTTGATAGAATTTCCAATCATCAAAGGTTAGCAGCTTACTTTGACATGCTGTATGCTCGGGTTCCACTGGTGCATCTCCTCCACTTTGACAAACAGTAAGTCGTAGAGCTCATCAATGCTGGCCTCCAGGACTGTCTCCAGTCTGAAGACCTTCCCAGCCCCCAGCACCACTTTGCTGCTGATCACGTTCCCCTTGTCCTGAAAAGGAGCAACAACCAAGcagagatatactgtataaccaTAACACAATGGACACAAAAAATTCAGTTTGGAAAAGAGATAAAGCACTCAATCAAGCAATGGAGGGTACCTCTGTGATCTCCACCTTCTGTCCTTGTGTGTCTTCCAATATACAGAGAGCCTTTCTCATTGCTTCTTGGCCTTGTTGTACAAAAAACAGCTGATCTTCTCTTAAAGGCACATGCTTTATATCTTCACGTTTGGGCTCTGCAAAAGATTCTTCTTAGAAATCTTTCAACAACTACAATCTGAAACCATTATACTTTAATCCAGCATGTGTTCTCTTTTGATGTTGGACCTGTACCcatctctgcaggtgtgtgagCTCCTGGCCTATAACTGTCATAGCTGTGTGTTGAAATCCTGCACaatcaacaataataataaataaagctgcaagcagcgttggatgGGCCCTCGCACCTCTGCGTGGGTCGGGATCACTGGCGGACGATACCGTACACAAGACTCTACATCATAGAGTATTTTTCCTAGcatctcatttatatttgtattctgtgttgtgtgactaatgtatgtgtgctgctgtaacaccgaaatttcccattttttgggatcaataaatatctatctatctatctatctagctagctatctactattaataaaattgaattgatttcaATCGAATTTAAGTGATTAAACTGTtaagagaaataaaagagaaacaaaagctCAGTAGTCTTACCCAGTATGCAGGACAATTTGCAtgagaaaataaagagaaaagtcCTTCCTCAGGTTGTTGAGTGTTAACCTGCGAGACTCCTTAGATGTGGGAAGGAAATTCCACAGCAGAGCTTTACAACAGCAGGCAGCATGTTGTCTGTCTTTGGCAGGGACAGCAAAGCAACAAAGTGTGTCTCTGGTCTTTATATGGCCTATGAAGGACGCTCCACAGAGATAAGGGCCAGAGAAGAAGATATGACCTGTTCTGAATTCTTTTCTCAAGGCCACACTTAACAAGAGTTTGGTCAACTAAAACAACGCATTAGACAAAGGCACAGAGGCAGATCTAACAGAACTATGTATCTAGTGCATTTGGAGAATTTAaactaactattttttttaaaacctattccGTGTGGGAGACTTTTCACCAAAATCTTTGAGGTATGCTACGTACTAAAACACGAGGTATCTACTTATAATGCAATGTGAAGAAATAATTAAAGTTAACATCCTAAAGTGCCTTAATATGATAATGACATTACTAAGAAGTTAAATATTTTTAGAAATGTGGGTGTAGGTAAGGAAACGGTGTACCTGTGCACATgtcaaatgtgtgtgagtgtgcttgAGTAGATAATCAGTGGTGGTCTTTGTGTGTAAGCTTGATTAGATCATAATACGGAATGCGCATAGAATACCCTATTAGTCAAGGGTCAAATGGCCTATTTATTCATGTACAGCTGTAATAAAAAGGAATTGTTTCAATAGTGTTGTCAACATAACACTTGTAAGtggtttaacaaaatgtttctaTCATGTATTTTGATATTCACCCACTTTCAGTTAGAATGTCAGAAAGTAGCTCATGCACGGAACGTTTTGTCAATTTTGTGAAAAGATTGTTGGTTCTACCAACTATGCAATCTTCAGTCAACTTCCAATGAGTTCCAGGGGTATTAAATGTAAGTACAAAATACTTTTTCTCGTGGGCGCCATTTTTCCTTAAGTGTGGCACAAGAACCCGTACAAGGCTGGTAGCTATCAGGAAGGTTGCAGACACTGTTGGCCCGGACACTTGTAGGGCTCTCATTGGGTTGCACGCCTACACAGGATGTGACACTCTAAGCGCTTTTGCAGACAAAGGGAAGACACTTGACTCCTGATGAACAAGTTGGGCCAGGAATGGGACCTCTCACCAGAACTGAGCAACAAACTGTAGgcatttactgtacatgtgtcTTCTATACATTTGTCAACATAGTAAACCATTACTTtcttatggctttttttttcgacgtactatacttggactttttttacatgccactatcattttttttttatactataataagactttttttaaccactttttttttacatactataccattACTATTTCCGataaacaatgactttttatgactaaCGACTATGACTAACCCATgatttttatccctttttttaacctactatactatgacatttgtattacttttttgcACATACTACACCATGATTTtgtaattacttttttcatcatactacactatgactttttaatcactttttacaatgtactatactatgactttttaataacttttaacaatgtactatactatgagttttttatgactttttgacatgctaaactatgactttttatgacttttttgacatactacacaatgatttttttattatttttttaccaaaccATACCTTGacttttttaccattttcttttgataaactataatgtgactttttatgactttgtcaACATAGTAAACCATTACTTTCGTATGGCTTTTTCCGAcgtactatactaagactttgtTTTACATGCAttctatcacttttttagaaatattataatatgacttttttataatttttttcgacatactataccattacTACTTTTGATATGTATAGTatgactcttttcaacatattatattatgacCTTATATATTATTACTACACCatgatttttatcacttttttttaacatactataccttgactattttatcactttttttcgacataccatatTGTGAcagttttattactttttttttgacacactacaCCATggatttttatgactttgtttaacatactgtactacaACTGTTTTTGACAAGCTAGTATACCATTACTATTTTAGGTACACCATGacttatttcgacatactatactgtgttcAGATGACAACATCCGCTCCATTTTACTGTTGGcaactatactgtgactttttatcacttttttcaacatactatacaattacttttttgacatactatactatgaatgttttatttcttttttcaacatactatattatgacttttgtcaacatgctatactataacctgttatgactttattcaacatgctgtactacgatattttttaatcattttttatgaTAAACTATGCAATGACtttatatgactttttgacatacgacacagtgact
Proteins encoded:
- the star2 gene encoding uncharacterized protein star2 codes for the protein MRKALCILEDTQGQKVEITEDKGNVISSKVVLGAGKVFRLETVLEASIDELYDLLFVKVEEMHQWNPSIQHVKALNEDKGKSHFTRLLNIDVKQAQKRLFFLCRLRRFGMDSRILSNFYRGPIESILTGCVTVWYGSCTSLNRKALRGVLKTAERITGTNLPSLQDLHTDRCRKRAKRIISDASHPCHGLFSKLPSGRRLRSVQSKTNRFRDSDIPKSRQATLHVAPLPLHPSAHAHLPLYTVYSYI